Proteins encoded in a region of the Streptomyces violaceoruber genome:
- the pyk gene encoding pyruvate kinase has translation MRRAKIVCTLGPATDSYDQIKDLVDAGMDIARFNFSHGTHAEHEERYHRVRKASDETGRSVGALADLQGPKIRLGHFGEGPVLLERGDSFTITVEEGVEGDRHICGTTYAGLAEDVTPGERVLVDDGKVCLEVTGVDGTRVRTRVIEGGMVSDHKGLNLPGVAVSVPALSKKDEDDLRWALRAGFDVVALSFVRSGRDILDVHRIMDEEGRRLPVIAKVEKPQAVENIEDIVAAFDGIMVARGDLGVEMPLEQVPIVQKRAVKLAKRNAKPVIVATQMLDSMIDNARPTRAEASDVANAVIDGTDAVMLSGETSVGKHPTDTVRTMARIVEAAEEDILAKGLPPLTERNKPRTQGGAVARAAAEMGDFLGAKFLVAFTQSGDTVRRLSRYRSPIPLLAFTPEPATRSQLSLTWGVETFLGPHADSTDAMVDQVDELLTRYGRCEKGDVVVITAGSPPGVSGTTNLVRVHHIGEDDIPK, from the coding sequence ATGCGCCGAGCAAAGATCGTCTGCACTCTTGGGCCCGCCACCGACTCGTACGACCAGATCAAGGACCTGGTCGACGCCGGAATGGACATCGCCCGCTTCAATTTCAGCCACGGCACCCACGCCGAACACGAAGAGCGCTACCACCGGGTCCGCAAGGCGTCCGACGAGACCGGCCGCAGCGTCGGTGCCCTCGCCGACCTTCAGGGCCCGAAGATCCGCCTCGGCCACTTCGGTGAAGGGCCCGTACTCCTTGAACGCGGCGACAGCTTCACCATCACCGTCGAGGAGGGCGTCGAGGGCGACCGCCACATCTGCGGCACCACCTACGCGGGCCTGGCCGAGGACGTCACCCCCGGTGAGCGCGTCCTCGTCGACGACGGCAAGGTCTGCCTGGAGGTGACCGGGGTCGACGGGACCCGGGTGCGGACGCGGGTGATCGAGGGCGGCATGGTCTCCGACCACAAGGGCCTCAACCTGCCCGGCGTCGCGGTGTCCGTGCCCGCCCTGTCGAAGAAGGACGAGGACGACCTGCGCTGGGCGCTGCGGGCCGGCTTCGACGTGGTCGCCCTCTCCTTCGTCCGCAGCGGACGCGACATCCTCGACGTGCACCGCATCATGGACGAGGAGGGCCGCCGCCTCCCCGTCATCGCCAAGGTCGAGAAGCCGCAGGCCGTGGAGAACATCGAGGACATCGTCGCGGCCTTCGACGGCATCATGGTCGCCCGGGGCGACCTCGGCGTCGAGATGCCCCTGGAACAGGTGCCGATCGTCCAGAAGCGCGCGGTGAAGCTGGCCAAGCGCAACGCCAAGCCGGTCATCGTCGCCACCCAGATGCTCGACTCGATGATCGACAACGCCCGCCCCACCCGCGCGGAGGCCTCCGACGTCGCCAACGCCGTCATCGACGGCACCGACGCCGTGATGCTCTCCGGCGAGACCAGCGTCGGCAAGCACCCCACCGACACCGTGCGCACGATGGCCCGGATCGTCGAAGCGGCCGAGGAGGACATCCTCGCCAAGGGACTCCCCCCGCTGACCGAACGGAACAAGCCCCGCACCCAGGGCGGTGCGGTCGCCCGCGCCGCCGCCGAGATGGGCGACTTCCTCGGCGCCAAGTTCCTGGTCGCCTTCACCCAGTCCGGCGACACGGTCCGCCGCCTCTCCCGCTACCGCTCGCCCATTCCGCTGCTCGCCTTCACCCCGGAACCGGCGACCCGCTCCCAGCTGAGCCTGACCTGGGGTGTGGAGACCTTCCTCGGTCCGCACGCCGACTCCACGGACGCGATGGTCGACCAGGTGGACGAGCTTCTCACCCGCTACGGACGCTGCGAGAAGGGCGACGTCGTGGTCATCACGGCCGGCTCACCGCCGGGGGTGTCCGGCACGACGAACCTGGTGCGTGTGCACCACATCGGGGAGGACGACATTCCCAAGTGA